The Geobacter sp. AOG2 genome includes a window with the following:
- a CDS encoding PAS domain-containing sensor histidine kinase, which yields MPEKVGENQLLLANDELNRRTALLEEALREKEQTLAALQDSERRYRRLFESAKDGILILDADSGKVVDANPFLMKLLGYSYEEICGKYLWEVGKFKDIAASREAFKVLQDNEYIRYEDLPLEASDGKLISVEFVSNVYLVDGGKVIQCNIRDITARKRTEKALAESEAKTRSILDNIGIGVALISPRMEILELNRQMREWFPTIEQRQLSICYQTFNEPPRDAVCDNCPTQKTLLDGLVHEDTTQTHSTQRAGVRNYRIVSSPIFNSSGEVEAAIELVEDITEKLSLESQFLQSQKMEAVGLLAGGVAHDYNNMLSVILGQTELAMNKVDPDQPLHANLEEIFKAAQRSAEITRQLLAFGRKQTIMPVVFDLNRNVESMLSMLRRLMGEDIDLAWLPENGLCPVMMDPVQVNQILANLCVNARDAIADIGKVTIETGYAYFDEAYCARHTGFLEGNYVLLGVSDDGHGMDKETLGQIFEPFFTSKPPGRGTGLGLSTVYGIVKQNNGFVNVYSEPGKGTTFRIYLPRHADQAVVSLREKKAEIPRGHGETVLVVEDEPAIQTVGKIMLEELGYRVLVASSPGEAIALVEEHASEINLIITDVVMPDMNGRDLAKRLLSLCPDMKILFMSGYTADVIAHRGVLDEGVNFIQKPFSMTVLANKVQEALLGR from the coding sequence ATGCCAGAAAAAGTGGGCGAAAACCAACTTCTCCTCGCCAACGACGAACTGAATAGGCGAACTGCGCTGCTGGAAGAAGCATTACGGGAAAAGGAACAGACCCTGGCGGCACTGCAAGATTCCGAGAGGCGCTACCGGAGGCTCTTTGAATCGGCCAAGGACGGTATCCTGATCCTCGATGCCGATTCGGGCAAGGTGGTCGATGCCAACCCTTTCCTGATGAAGTTGCTCGGTTACTCGTACGAGGAAATTTGTGGAAAATATCTTTGGGAGGTCGGCAAGTTCAAGGATATCGCCGCGTCCAGGGAAGCTTTCAAGGTCCTGCAGGACAATGAGTATATCCGTTACGAGGATCTGCCGTTGGAAGCCTCTGATGGGAAGCTCATTTCCGTGGAGTTTGTCAGCAATGTGTATCTGGTGGACGGCGGCAAGGTGATCCAGTGCAACATCCGCGACATTACCGCGCGCAAGCGGACCGAGAAGGCCTTGGCGGAGAGCGAGGCCAAGACGCGCAGCATCCTGGATAATATCGGCATCGGCGTAGCCCTCATCAGTCCCAGGATGGAGATCCTCGAATTGAACCGCCAGATGCGCGAATGGTTCCCAACCATCGAGCAGAGGCAGCTCAGCATCTGTTACCAAACGTTCAACGAACCGCCCCGCGATGCCGTGTGCGACAACTGTCCGACCCAAAAGACACTGCTGGACGGACTGGTTCACGAAGACACGACGCAAACGCACTCCACGCAAAGAGCCGGCGTGCGTAACTACCGCATCGTTTCGTCCCCGATCTTCAACTCGTCCGGCGAGGTTGAGGCGGCGATCGAACTGGTCGAGGACATCACCGAGAAACTTTCCCTGGAGTCCCAGTTCCTCCAGTCCCAGAAGATGGAAGCGGTCGGCCTGCTGGCGGGCGGCGTGGCCCACGATTACAACAATATGCTTAGCGTGATCCTCGGCCAGACGGAACTGGCCATGAACAAGGTGGACCCGGACCAACCGTTGCATGCCAACCTTGAGGAGATTTTCAAGGCGGCACAACGCTCCGCTGAGATCACCCGGCAATTGTTGGCGTTCGGCCGCAAGCAGACCATTATGCCCGTGGTGTTTGATCTGAACCGGAACGTGGAGAGCATGCTCTCTATGCTCCGTCGGCTCATGGGTGAGGACATTGATCTGGCTTGGCTGCCCGAGAATGGGCTCTGCCCGGTCATGATGGACCCTGTGCAAGTCAACCAGATCCTGGCTAATCTTTGCGTTAATGCACGGGATGCTATTGCCGATATCGGCAAGGTCACTATCGAAACAGGATATGCCTATTTTGACGAGGCCTACTGCGCCCGGCATACCGGATTCCTCGAGGGAAACTACGTTCTGCTGGGCGTTAGCGACGATGGCCACGGTATGGATAAAGAAACACTCGGCCAAATCTTCGAACCGTTTTTTACGAGCAAGCCACCAGGTAGGGGGACCGGTCTGGGCTTATCGACGGTGTATGGAATCGTCAAGCAGAATAACGGCTTCGTCAACGTCTACAGCGAACCGGGCAAGGGAACGACCTTTAGAATCTACCTGCCCCGCCACGCCGACCAAGCCGTCGTTTCCCTGCGTGAGAAGAAGGCGGAAATCCCTCGGGGCCATGGCGAGACGGTGCTGGTGGTGGAGGACGAACCGGCGATTCAGACAGTGGGAAAAATAATGCTGGAAGAGTTGGGGTACCGGGTATTGGTTGCAAGTTCACCGGGCGAGGCCATTGCACTGGTGGAGGAACACGCCAGCGAGATAAATCTTATCATCACCGACGTCGTCATGCCGGATATGAATGGCCGGGATTTGGCGAAACGGTTGCTGTCCCTGTGTCCCGACATGAAAATCCTGTTCATGTCGGGCTATACGGCCGACGTGATCGCCCATCGAGGAGTTCTGGACGAAGGGGTGAACTTCATCCAGAAGCCTTTCTCCATGACGGTTCTAGCTAACAAGGTGCAAGAGGCTCTGCTGGGTCGGTGA
- a CDS encoding YihY/virulence factor BrkB family protein: MSRRQDIKRAMSRLFGFLQRVVRGFNHNQGLLLSGAIAYYTLLSIIPLSILALTVLTPFIEERQLIHTLSTYLEMVIPDYATTLTEQVRAFLGHRKVIGAIGFVGMLFFGSTAFSMLENAMKVIFSQRAKVHRRNFLVSAIIPYAYIFLIGLGILLVSFVVGALGALKNRQLVMHGWSLDLGGATGVALYILGITGEVLMFASIYSVMPVVRVRFRHALTGGITATILWEITRRVLIWYYAAVSMVNVIYGTIAITVVALLSIQVVAVILLFGAQVIAELERRPGRSANEDQSES, from the coding sequence ATGAGCAGACGACAAGATATCAAACGGGCGATGAGTCGCCTCTTCGGCTTCCTGCAACGGGTGGTACGGGGATTCAACCATAATCAGGGCCTTTTGCTGTCCGGTGCTATCGCCTACTATACCCTGCTGTCGATCATCCCCCTATCAATCCTTGCCCTAACCGTCCTGACCCCTTTTATAGAAGAACGGCAGTTGATCCACACCCTGTCGACGTATCTGGAAATGGTGATCCCCGACTATGCAACGACGTTGACCGAACAGGTGCGGGCATTTCTTGGACACCGAAAGGTGATCGGTGCCATCGGTTTTGTCGGAATGCTGTTTTTCGGTTCCACAGCCTTTTCCATGCTCGAAAACGCTATGAAGGTGATCTTTTCTCAGCGGGCCAAGGTCCACCGCCGTAATTTTCTTGTCTCTGCGATCATACCCTATGCGTACATCTTTTTGATCGGTCTGGGAATTTTGCTGGTGTCATTTGTCGTTGGGGCGTTAGGGGCACTTAAAAACAGGCAGTTGGTAATGCATGGTTGGAGTCTGGACCTTGGCGGCGCTACCGGGGTAGCACTGTATATCCTGGGGATAACCGGCGAGGTGCTGATGTTTGCATCCATCTACTCGGTGATGCCCGTGGTGCGGGTCAGATTTCGTCATGCGCTCACGGGCGGGATCACCGCTACAATCTTATGGGAGATCACCCGCCGGGTGCTGATCTGGTATTACGCTGCAGTGTCCATGGTTAACGTCATTTATGGAACCATTGCCATAACAGTGGTGGCCCTTCTCAGTATACAGGTCGTAGCAGTAATACTGTTGTTTGGAGCCCAGGTCATCGCAGAACTGGAGCGTCGGCCCGGAAGGTCGGCCAATGAGGACCAATCTGAATCTTAG
- a CDS encoding DUF2147 domain-containing protein yields the protein MKIWAWTLFTAILLAAANVFGAGQGDILGLWKTAGGDSQLEFFKCGDKICGKIIWLKVPNYIDRKDGPVGKTKTDRKNPNPALRSRPILGLPIMKGLTAKGSNRWEHGVCYDPETGKSYKCKMYLKSPKRLELRGYIGISLFGRNFVLTR from the coding sequence ATGAAGATATGGGCTTGGACACTATTCACGGCAATCCTGCTGGCGGCGGCAAACGTTTTTGGTGCTGGGCAGGGCGACATTCTTGGCCTCTGGAAGACTGCTGGTGGCGATTCGCAACTGGAATTTTTCAAGTGTGGGGATAAAATCTGCGGAAAAATCATCTGGCTAAAGGTGCCTAACTACATCGACAGGAAGGATGGGCCCGTCGGTAAAACAAAGACCGACAGGAAAAATCCCAATCCGGCGCTGAGGAGCCGACCTATTCTCGGCCTTCCGATAATGAAAGGGCTTACCGCCAAGGGTAGCAATCGGTGGGAACACGGGGTCTGTTACGATCCTGAAACCGGCAAGAGCTACAAGTGCAAAATGTACCTGAAGTCGCCGAAACGACTGGAGTTGCGCGGCTATATCGGGATTTCTCTCTTTGGCCGCAACTTCGTCCTTACCCGTTAG